Genomic segment of Candidatus Flexicrinis affinis:
GTGGAAGAGTATGGGCGACAGAATTACCCTGAAGGATATTGCTAGAGAAGTTGGTGTGCGTCCTGAGACCGTTTCGAAGGTGCTCAACGGCAAAGGACACGTTTCGGGCGAGACCGAGCAGCGAATTTGGCGGGTCGCCCGCGAAATGGCGTACAGGCCTAACATCATCGCGCGCAGTCTTCGTTCTCAGCAGAGTCACACACTCGGGCTGTCGTGGCGGCCTGCGCCGCCCGATCAGCTTAATCCGATTCTCGACCGTTTCCTGCAAGTGGTTGTTGAGACTGCCAGACAGGCAGGTTACTACATCCTTCCATACCCCATAACCTCCGACACGCGACACATAAAGGTCTATCAAGAGCTGGTCGACACCAACCGCGTCGACGGATTCATACTGTCGAGCACAAACTTCGACGATCAGCGCATTCAATACTTCCAGAAGATCAATTTCCCATTCGTTGCCTTTGGACGGGCCAACCCGGACTGGAAATTCTCAGCGGTTGATGTGGATGGCACTGCTGGGATTCGCCTTGCCACCGAACATCTGACTGAGCTTGGTCATACCAAAATCGCCATATTGGCTTGGCCCGAAACCTCTATCTCGGGGACGAATCGCCTTGAGGGCTACTTACAGGCAATGCAACACCGTGATCTTGCAGTCAATGACAGATGGATCATTCGCAGCAGCCATTCAGTCCAAGCGGCACGGGAAGCCACGGCACAGCTTCTCGAACTGCCTGCCGCACTCCGACCCACAGCGATCGTCGCCTTGTCGGATCTGATGGCGATCGGAGCCATGAAAGAAGTGACCCAGCGTGGTCTGTCCGTCGGGCACGACATCGCTGTGACGGGCTTCGATGATGTCCCCATGGCGCAGTTTCTGAGTCCATCGTTGACGACGGTGCGACAACCGATTCAACAAGTGGGGCAGCTATCGGTCGAACGATTGCTCCGGCTCATTCATAAGGAGTTTGTGGCAGAGGACCTTGTGCTATTGGAACCCGAGTTAGTTGTTCGAGGGTCCAGTACCGGAATCGAGTAAGTGACATACCGCTGGACGCGAGTTCGGCTCAATGTGAGCGAAACACACTTCGTGTGGCATCGATTAGTCGCTCTAACGCGGAAAGGGAGGTGCTGTATACGGGAAATTGATTGACCGATCCTGACATCGCAAAAGATCGAATATCTCGAAGGGGGAAGTACCCATGAAAGCAAGGCGCTCTACGTTTCTCTCTACTTTGGTTCTCCTTTTGGTTTTGGCCATCAGGAGTGTCGGTTTCTCTCAGGATCAAGCCACGATCACGTTCCAGCAGCCATGGTCGCTTGATTCGGATCGCGGCAAGGTCGTCAAGGCACTGATCGACGATTTCATGGCGGCCAATCCGGACATCGTGGTCGAAATCAGGGACACAGGTGTCAACAACGAGGTTTTCGTTACGGAGGTTATCAGCGGCAGCGCGGCCGACGTCGTGATGTTCGGTGAAGACGGAGTGGTACTGTTTGCGCCGCAGGACGCGTTCTTCGATTTGTCCGACTTTGTCGCAGAATGGGATGAATCTAAGCGCGGGGACTTCTATGAGTCGGTCTGGGATTTCGGCACGTTCGATGGCCGGCAATATGGCATCCCGTGGATCGCGCACAGCATGGCTCTGATTTACAACAAGGCCATGTTTGAGGAGGCTGGGTTGGATCCGGATGCTCCGCCCACGACGTGGGATGAACTGTATTC
This window contains:
- a CDS encoding LacI family DNA-binding transcriptional regulator; the protein is MGDRITLKDIAREVGVRPETVSKVLNGKGHVSGETEQRIWRVAREMAYRPNIIARSLRSQQSHTLGLSWRPAPPDQLNPILDRFLQVVVETARQAGYYILPYPITSDTRHIKVYQELVDTNRVDGFILSSTNFDDQRIQYFQKINFPFVAFGRANPDWKFSAVDVDGTAGIRLATEHLTELGHTKIAILAWPETSISGTNRLEGYLQAMQHRDLAVNDRWIIRSSHSVQAAREATAQLLELPAALRPTAIVALSDLMAIGAMKEVTQRGLSVGHDIAVTGFDDVPMAQFLSPSLTTVRQPIQQVGQLSVERLLRLIHKEFVAEDLVLLEPELVVRGSSTGIE